AGACTCGATTGAGCTAAAGAAGGAAGCGCGCTTGCCGAGCAAATGAGGAAGAATTGGGGGCTCAGCTCCGGGCACGCGCGGCCGTTCGGTGACCGCCGGTGGCTGCTCCCCTTCCTCGCCAGTCTGCTCGTGACGGCCACGCTCCTACTCGCCGCCGCGTGCGGCCTCTTCTCGCCGCCCTACCCGAGCGGCGCCGGCGACGCGGCCCTGTTCGACGTCGTCTCCCTCGCCGActgggacgacggcggcggctcgtCGTCGGGCCGCGACGGCGCGCCCTCCGTCGAGGCGGGAATCAAGAACCGGCTGCTGGAAGGTAACGCCGCCAGcgacagcgacgacgacgacgacgacgagaacCCCGATGATGCTGCAGTCAACTCTGACGACTCCGACGCCGAGCCGCCGCGGATCGCGTACCTCCTCGAGGGCACCAAGGGCGACGGCCTGCGGATGCGGCGGACGTTGCAGGCCATCTACCACCCGCGCAACCAGTACATCCTGCACCTCGACCTGGAGGCGCCGCCGCGGGAGCGGATCGATCTGGCTATGTATGTCAAGGGCGACCCCATGTTCAGCCAGGTCGGAAATGTGCGGGTCATCGCCAAGGGAAACCTTGTCACCTACAAGGGGCCGACCATGGTCGCCTGCACGCTTCACGCTGTAGCCATTCTTCTCAAGGAGGGGCTCCAGTGGGACTGGTTCATCAATCTCAGCGCGTCGGATTATCCGCTCATGACACAAGATGGTCAGTGTTCTTCAGCCACCCTTTTTCcctcttaatttttttttggggTTGTGTGGGCTTAACTTATACATGGTTTACCTTCTGCAACTTCGTTTCTGCGGTCTGATTGGTAATATTACTTATGGCAGCATTAGCATGCTTCAGAGGATTCAAGTGTAGCATAGGCACCATAGTTCATAGATTGAACCCCATCTCTCTGCACTTGTTTGCTTATCTAAGCATATGAATACCTGTGTTTAGGTGGCAACGAACATAACACATTGCTTCTCTGTTGCCAATCCATCTACTTCTTGTTTTGTAAGTTGTCATCTTTGGAAACACATGGTTCAGCTAAGAATGGAGATTTTTCGCAGAAATCAAGATTGATGTGAAAAATGTCTAGTTCCAACACTACATATTTATTGTCGTAACATGAGTGAAGTAACATGGGCCTCAAATTGTATAGGCACACATATTAATTTTGTATGATCTAGACATCTGTTCATATGGAAAGGCAGTAATAGCATCAGCAGTCATCGTTCATTCGAGTATACAGCTTATAGTGAAGCTTGAATCTTCATACACAGTGCAGCAACATGTTGTTACATAGCTGTGGAAGTTACTGTACTTGTATGGTTAAATGCTTGTTTTTGTTTTCCAGATATACTTCATGTCTTCTCTTCTTTGCCAAGAAATCTTAATTTTATAGAGCACTTTCGGTTATCTGGGTGGAAAGTGTAAGTTTCCTTGCCAATCTGTTAATTTGTTCACTTTGTACAAATGCTCTCTGTTTTTGTGCTCTTAATTTCTGACACTTTTCCCCAATCACAGTAATATAAGGGCGAAACCAATTGTTCTGGACCCAGGGCTTTATCTGTCAAAGAAATTTGATCTTACTATGACTACTGAGCGGAGAGAATTGCCAACATCTTTCAAATTATATACTGGTAGGCCTGGTTCTCAATTCAATATTCAGCACATAGGCTTGAAGCTATTACATCCATAAAATGGCAATACATTGATGTGGCAGTTGGCATGAATATTGGCATGTAGTAGTCACTAACAATTTTGCATGCTACTTTATATTGGCATGTAGTTCCAAATTTGCTCGTTTACAACTAGTCAACCACAAGAAGAAAGTTTGGGCACATTATTTATGGTAGCAGATCCTAGTCTCCTCTTAAGCTAGCAGAGTATTGCTGCCTGGCCATGTCGAGCTGTAATTTCTTAATTCATCTTAAACTAGTAACTGTGGATTCAAATTTTTAGTTCCTATTCAGTTTTTTCTCCCTTCATTGTGAACTCTCAGTTCTTCAGGCAGTTCTATGATCAGTTAATTAGTTATGCTTCTTATGTTCCTCAGTGTCCTCATGTCCTCCTAAGTCTACAGTGGGTATAAACTCTTGTTCCAATATGCTCATAGAGGCTTGGCATTTTCTAGCCAAACAAAAACAATAGTTGCTGCTGTATGGAATTTGTGATCAAGATATTTGGACCGAGCCCGTAATGTTTGGATATGTTGCTGCTTTTTTTTGAATGATCAATTCTTCTGATTGACCGTGCATAGGACtctcattttctttgtttcagCACATGCTGAAATGAATTAATTAGAAAAAAGCTATTTCTGTaagatgcatatatatatatatatatatatatatatatatatatatatatatatatatatatatatatatatatatattagtagTATAGAATGTCATGATGTTTTGTCATTCTTAATCTGTGCTATAATCATTGCATTCCTATGTTTGATTGGCAGGTTCTGCTTGGATAATGCTCACAAAATCCTTCCTTGAGTACTGTATATGGGGTTGGGATAATCTCCCACGAAACCTGCTGATGTACTATGTCAACTTCATCTCCTCACCAGAAGGCTATTTCCAAACTGTTATCTGCAACTCTGATGATTTTCGGGGCACGGCAGTTGGTCATGACCTTCACTACATCGCTTGGGACTACCCTCCAAAGCAGCATCCATTGATCCTCTCCATGAAGGACTTCAACAAGATGGTCAAGAGCGGCGCGCCATTTGCACGGAAGTTTCCCAAGGATGACAAGGTCCTGGACAAGATAGACCGCGAGCTTTTGCACCGCTCAGAGGGCCGGTTCACCCCGGGAGCATGGTGTGATGGGAGCTCTGAAGGAGGGGCTGATCCATGTTTGTCTAGGGGTGAAGACTCTGTTTTCGAGCCTGGTCCTGGTGCTGAAAGGCTGCGAggcctgatgaagaaggtgctcTCATGGGATTACCGCAATGGTAGCTGTTCCTCACTTGCTTATGATCAGACAAAGAGGGATTGGTATGTTCCTAAAAGTAAAGGATAGTTCTGTGTCTTGCTATGCTTTCTTGTAAATGCAGCTCTTGACCCCTTCCATGGAAATGAACAATACTGAGGAACACAACCTGTTGACCAAGAAAAATAG
This window of the Sorghum bicolor cultivar BTx623 chromosome 7, Sorghum_bicolor_NCBIv3, whole genome shotgun sequence genome carries:
- the LOC8076553 gene encoding beta-glucuronosyltransferase GlcAT14B, which gives rise to MRKNWGLSSGHARPFGDRRWLLPFLASLLVTATLLLAAACGLFSPPYPSGAGDAALFDVVSLADWDDGGGSSSGRDGAPSVEAGIKNRLLEGNAASDSDDDDDDENPDDAAVNSDDSDAEPPRIAYLLEGTKGDGLRMRRTLQAIYHPRNQYILHLDLEAPPRERIDLAMYVKGDPMFSQVGNVRVIAKGNLVTYKGPTMVACTLHAVAILLKEGLQWDWFINLSASDYPLMTQDDILHVFSSLPRNLNFIEHFRLSGWKVNIRAKPIVLDPGLYLSKKFDLTMTTERRELPTSFKLYTGSAWIMLTKSFLEYCIWGWDNLPRNLLMYYVNFISSPEGYFQTVICNSDDFRGTAVGHDLHYIAWDYPPKQHPLILSMKDFNKMVKSGAPFARKFPKDDKVLDKIDRELLHRSEGRFTPGAWCDGSSEGGADPCLSRGEDSVFEPGPGAERLRGLMKKVLSWDYRNGSCSSLAYDQTKRDWYVPKSKG